In one window of Duganella dendranthematis DNA:
- a CDS encoding DUF2271 domain-containing protein translates to MKLRYSIALSLPLASASAMAADLALKLDVPQLNVAEYHRPYIAAWVENADQQVVANLAVLYDTKKKDNAGTKWLKDMRTWWRKTGRELTMPLDGVSGATKAPGEFTLNAPKGALDKLPAGQYTVMVEAAREAGGREVVKVPLQWPPKSAQNVNGQGKEELGAVVVQVKP, encoded by the coding sequence ATGAAATTACGCTACTCCATCGCGCTTAGTCTGCCACTCGCCAGTGCTTCGGCCATGGCCGCCGATCTGGCCCTCAAACTCGACGTGCCGCAGTTGAATGTGGCGGAATACCATCGCCCTTACATCGCTGCGTGGGTGGAAAACGCCGACCAGCAGGTGGTGGCCAACCTGGCCGTGCTGTACGACACCAAGAAAAAGGACAACGCCGGCACCAAGTGGCTGAAGGACATGCGCACGTGGTGGCGCAAGACCGGCCGTGAACTGACGATGCCGCTGGATGGCGTGTCGGGTGCGACCAAGGCGCCAGGCGAGTTCACGCTGAATGCACCGAAAGGCGCGCTGGACAAGCTGCCGGCCGGCCAGTACACCGTGATGGTCGAAGCGGCGCGCGAAGCCGGTGGCCGCGAAGTGGTCAAGGTGCCGCTGCAATGGCCGCCGAAGTCGGCACAGAACGTGAACGGCCAGGGCAAGGAAGAACTCGGCGCGGTCGTTGTGCAAGTCAAACCATAA
- a CDS encoding PepSY-associated TM helix domain-containing protein produces the protein MSVQGASSARNASRAVWLKQLHQWHWISSAMCLLCMFLFSVTGITLNHASQIEAKPVITRQQAQLPAPLTTQLRSYAEQHDGAKEPLPAPVEQWLKDTFKVQPGGRNAEWASDEVYLPMPKAGGDAWVRIGLEDGAAEFENTDRGWISWLNDVHKGRNTGPAWNWFIDIFAVLCLVFCITGLLILKFHAANRPFTWPMVGLGVLIPIVIALLFIH, from the coding sequence GTGAGCGTACAAGGCGCCAGTTCCGCCCGCAATGCCAGCCGCGCCGTCTGGCTGAAGCAGTTGCACCAGTGGCATTGGATCAGTTCGGCCATGTGTCTGCTCTGCATGTTCCTGTTTTCGGTCACCGGCATCACGCTGAACCACGCGTCGCAGATCGAGGCCAAGCCGGTCATCACCCGCCAGCAGGCGCAGTTGCCGGCGCCGCTGACGACCCAGCTGCGCAGCTATGCCGAGCAGCACGACGGCGCCAAGGAGCCGCTGCCGGCGCCGGTTGAGCAATGGCTGAAGGACACATTCAAGGTGCAGCCGGGCGGCCGCAATGCCGAGTGGGCCAGCGACGAAGTCTATCTGCCGATGCCCAAGGCCGGCGGCGACGCCTGGGTGCGCATCGGCCTGGAAGACGGCGCGGCCGAATTCGAAAATACCGACCGCGGCTGGATCTCGTGGCTGAACGACGTCCACAAGGGCCGCAACACCGGTCCGGCGTGGAACTGGTTCATCGACATCTTCGCCGTGCTGTGCCTGGTGTTCTGCATCACCGGTTTATTGATTTTGAAGTTCCATGCGGCGAATCGGCCGTTCACCTGGCCGATGGTGGGCCTGGGCGTGCTGATTCCCATCGTAATTGCACTGCTGTTTATCCATTAA
- a CDS encoding pyridoxamine 5'-phosphate oxidase family protein: MPLYSQEQINTIAAKIKHVKFGMFTTVDGDNVLSSRPLTTQQMDNEGNMWFFTSDEAAFTHDLAQHPEVNVSFSNPDEQLYLSVTGQAYLLKDRAKARELWSPLVRAWFPGGLDDPHLAMIRVRIQTAEYWDASASKMKQLVQLAKAAVTGRTAVDMGKHYTICL, translated from the coding sequence ATGCCGCTCTATTCGCAGGAACAAATCAACACCATCGCCGCCAAGATCAAGCATGTGAAGTTCGGCATGTTCACCACGGTGGATGGCGATAACGTGCTGAGCAGCCGTCCGCTGACCACGCAGCAGATGGATAACGAGGGCAATATGTGGTTCTTCACCTCGGACGAGGCGGCATTCACGCACGATCTGGCGCAGCATCCGGAGGTGAATGTGAGTTTTTCCAATCCGGACGAGCAGTTATACCTGTCGGTGACCGGGCAGGCGTATTTGCTGAAGGACCGGGCCAAGGCGCGGGAATTGTGGAGTCCGCTGGTGCGGGCATGGTTCCCCGGTGGTCTGGATGACCCGCATCTGGCCATGATACGGGTCCGCATCCAGACCGCCGAGTACTGGGACGCCAGCGCCAGCAAGATGAAGCAGCTGGTGCAGCTAGCCAAAGCGGCCGTCACCGGCCGCACGGCGGTGGATATGGGCAAGCATTACACGATCTGTTTGTAA
- a CDS encoding KGG domain-containing protein translates to MATNDKGNKQSDNTSKRGFASMDPEQQREIAAEGGRAAHEKGTAHEFTSEEARKAGAMSHKNDPGRSKQSANPGNKGSAKPEEEEEEDEGENMEQDNSKGGRGGSRSK, encoded by the coding sequence ATGGCAACCAATGACAAAGGTAACAAGCAAAGCGACAACACCAGCAAACGCGGGTTCGCTTCCATGGACCCGGAACAGCAGCGCGAAATCGCTGCGGAAGGCGGTCGCGCCGCGCATGAAAAAGGCACGGCGCATGAGTTCACATCGGAGGAGGCGCGCAAGGCCGGCGCGATGAGTCACAAGAACGATCCGGGACGCAGCAAGCAGAGCGCCAACCCGGGCAACAAGGGTAGCGCCAAGCCCGAGGAGGAGGAGGAGGAGGACGAAGGCGAGAATATGGAGCAGGATAACAGCAAGGGCGGGCGGGGCGGCAGCCGATCGAAATAG
- the pdeM gene encoding ligase-associated DNA damage response endonuclease PdeM, which translates to MMLTLANEQLLLLPQKAAYWPREGMLIIADIHFGKAASFRALGVPVPAGTTSANLLGLDALLAQYDVRHVMFLGDFLHARAAHAPATLAAMLAWRQRHPDLRLTVVRGNHDAHAGDPPAELEIEMVDEPHVIGPFAFCHHPDVLVPSYVLAGHVHPVYRLRSGWESLLLPCFLVGPQRMVLPSFGAFTGGHPVMAQPDERMYVSSGEAVLSIP; encoded by the coding sequence ATGATGCTGACCCTGGCCAATGAACAACTGCTGCTGTTGCCGCAAAAGGCCGCCTATTGGCCGCGCGAGGGCATGCTGATCATCGCCGACATTCACTTTGGCAAGGCCGCCTCGTTCCGCGCCTTGGGCGTGCCGGTGCCTGCGGGCACCACCAGTGCCAATCTGCTGGGGCTGGATGCGCTGCTGGCGCAGTACGATGTGCGCCACGTCATGTTCCTCGGCGACTTCCTGCATGCGCGGGCGGCCCATGCGCCGGCCACGCTGGCGGCGATGCTGGCCTGGCGCCAGCGCCATCCCGACCTGCGTCTGACCGTGGTGCGCGGCAACCATGATGCGCATGCGGGCGATCCGCCGGCGGAGCTGGAGATTGAGATGGTGGACGAGCCGCATGTGATCGGGCCGTTCGCGTTTTGCCATCACCCGGACGTGCTGGTGCCGTCGTATGTGCTGGCGGGGCATGTGCATCCGGTATACCGGCTGCGTTCGGGCTGGGAGTCGTTGTTGCTGCCGTGCTTCCTGGTGGGGCCGCAGCGCATGGTGCTGCCGTCGTTTGGCGCGTTCACCGGCGGCCATCCGGTGATGGCGCAGCCGGACGAGCGCATGTACGTCAGCAGCGGCGAGGCGGTGTTGTCGATTCCTTGA
- a CDS encoding ligase-associated DNA damage response DEXH box helicase, whose protein sequence is MKAEAWFAARGWTVFPFQRAVWEAAAEGRSGLLHATTGSGKTYAVWFAALQRAGYGERLLGRANALRSRTRRMPADASDTARSTPKTGLRVLWITPMRALAADTLRALQDAAPDWQVEARTGDTSSAQRARQNKRLPDALITTPESLTLLLSHPDAADRFKQLQMIIIDEWHELMGNKRGVQTQLALARLRQWNPSLLVWGLSATLGNLERARDVLMPEGVIIEGHVSKELLVDTLIPENPSRFPWGGHLGVQMLQPVIREIEQASTTLVFTNTRSQAELWYQHMLDARPDWAGLIALHHGSLDKEVREWVEQGLKQGQLKAVVCTSSLDLGVDFLPVERVLQIGSAKGIARLLQRAGRSGHAPGRISRLTLVPTQSMELLEAAGAIHAVAARDIEARPVPDKPLDVLVQHLVTIALGGGFRPDELLAEVRSAWSFRHLSDEEWQWALDFVARGGQTLTAYPEYRRVLPDEQGVYRVPDAAIGRRHRMGIGTIVSDSSLQVKYVSGGRLGSVEESFIARLRKGDHFLFAGRILEFVRLHEMTAYVRRATGAKGAVPRWQGGRMPMSSELAHAALEQLRLATLERYEGPEMQALKPLLEIQQRWSSLPTPDATVIETMHSREGRHLFMFPFAGRSVHVGLASLLAYRVGRMTPVTFSIAVNDYGFELLSAQELDWAPLLDAAHGADVDLFSTEHLLEDVLASLNATEMSQRRFREIARIAGLVFQGYPGQGKSARQLQASSSLFFAVFRQHDAGNLLLTQAQREVLEQELELGRLRATLLELQARRVQFHAIKRATPFGFALMVERFREKLSTEKLSDRVARLVRELEKAAGP, encoded by the coding sequence ATGAAGGCGGAAGCCTGGTTCGCCGCGCGCGGCTGGACGGTGTTCCCGTTCCAGCGCGCCGTATGGGAAGCCGCCGCCGAAGGCCGCTCCGGCCTGCTGCACGCCACCACCGGTTCCGGCAAGACCTATGCTGTGTGGTTCGCCGCCTTGCAGCGCGCCGGTTATGGTGAGCGCTTGCTTGGCCGCGCCAACGCCCTGCGTTCTCGCACGCGCCGCATGCCTGCCGATGCCAGCGACACGGCGCGCAGCACGCCAAAGACCGGCCTGCGCGTGCTGTGGATCACGCCGATGCGCGCACTGGCCGCCGACACCTTGCGCGCCTTGCAGGACGCCGCTCCCGACTGGCAAGTGGAAGCCCGCACCGGCGATACCAGCTCGGCCCAACGTGCGCGCCAGAACAAGCGCCTGCCCGATGCGCTGATCACCACGCCGGAAAGCCTGACGCTGCTGCTGAGCCATCCGGACGCCGCCGACCGCTTCAAGCAGCTGCAAATGATCATCATCGACGAATGGCACGAGCTGATGGGTAACAAGCGCGGCGTGCAGACCCAGCTGGCGCTGGCGCGCTTGCGGCAGTGGAATCCGTCGCTGCTGGTGTGGGGCTTATCGGCCACGCTCGGCAATCTGGAACGGGCGCGCGATGTGCTGATGCCGGAAGGCGTCATCATCGAAGGCCATGTCAGCAAAGAGCTGCTGGTGGATACGCTGATTCCTGAAAATCCGTCGCGCTTCCCTTGGGGCGGCCACCTGGGCGTGCAGATGTTGCAGCCGGTGATACGCGAAATCGAACAGGCGTCCACCACGCTGGTGTTCACCAACACCCGCTCGCAGGCCGAGCTGTGGTATCAGCACATGTTGGACGCGCGTCCCGACTGGGCTGGGCTGATCGCACTGCATCACGGCTCGCTGGACAAGGAAGTGCGCGAGTGGGTGGAGCAGGGCCTCAAGCAGGGCCAGCTGAAAGCCGTGGTGTGCACTTCCAGCCTTGACCTGGGCGTCGACTTTTTGCCGGTGGAGCGCGTGCTGCAAATCGGCAGCGCCAAAGGTATCGCCCGGTTGTTGCAGCGCGCCGGCCGCAGTGGGCACGCGCCCGGCCGCATCTCGCGCCTGACGCTGGTGCCAACGCAAAGCATGGAATTGCTGGAAGCGGCCGGCGCCATCCACGCCGTCGCCGCGCGCGACATCGAAGCGCGGCCGGTGCCGGACAAGCCGCTGGACGTGCTGGTGCAGCATTTGGTGACCATCGCGCTGGGTGGTGGTTTCCGGCCGGATGAGTTGCTGGCCGAAGTGCGCAGCGCCTGGTCGTTCCGCCACCTGAGCGATGAGGAGTGGCAATGGGCGCTGGACTTCGTGGCACGCGGTGGCCAGACGCTGACGGCGTATCCCGAATACCGCCGCGTGCTGCCGGACGAGCAGGGCGTCTATCGCGTGCCCGACGCGGCGATCGGTCGCCGCCACCGCATGGGTATCGGCACCATTGTTTCCGATTCGTCGCTGCAAGTGAAATACGTCAGCGGCGGACGGCTCGGCAGCGTGGAGGAATCGTTCATCGCCCGCTTGCGCAAGGGCGACCATTTCCTGTTCGCCGGCCGCATCCTGGAATTTGTGCGGCTGCACGAGATGACCGCTTACGTGCGGCGCGCCACCGGCGCCAAGGGGGCGGTGCCGCGCTGGCAGGGCGGTCGCATGCCGATGTCGTCCGAGCTGGCGCATGCGGCGCTGGAGCAATTGCGGCTCGCCACGCTGGAGCGCTACGAGGGGCCGGAAATGCAGGCACTCAAACCCTTGCTGGAGATCCAGCAGCGCTGGTCGTCGCTGCCGACGCCGGACGCCACCGTCATCGAAACCATGCACAGCCGCGAGGGCCGTCATCTGTTCATGTTTCCGTTTGCCGGGCGCTCGGTGCACGTCGGGCTGGCGTCGCTGCTGGCGTACCGCGTCGGCCGCATGACGCCGGTAACGTTTTCGATTGCCGTCAACGACTATGGCTTCGAGCTGCTGTCCGCGCAGGAACTGGACTGGGCGCCGTTGCTGGACGCCGCCCACGGCGCCGATGTCGATCTGTTCAGCACCGAGCATCTGCTGGAAGACGTGCTGGCCAGCCTCAACGCCACCGAAATGTCACAACGCCGCTTCCGCGAAATTGCCCGCATTGCCGGCCTGGTGTTCCAGGGCTATCCGGGACAGGGCAAGAGCGCGCGCCAGTTGCAGGCGTCGTCGTCCCTGTTCTTTGCGGTCTTCCGCCAGCATGACGCCGGCAATCTATTGCTGACCCAGGCCCAGCGCGAAGTGTTGGAGCAGGAACTGGAACTGGGCCGACTGCGCGCCACACTACTGGAATTGCAGGCGCGCCGGGTGCAGTTCCATGCGATCAAACGCGCCACGCCATTCGGGTTCGCCTTGATGGTCGAGCGCTTCCGTGAAAAACTATCGACAGAAAAACTGTCGGACCGCGTCGCCCGTCTGGTACGCGAACTCGAAAAGGCTGCTGGACCATGA
- a CDS encoding ATP-dependent DNA ligase has protein sequence MRDFARLYAELDETTSTTRKLAALQTYFTTAAPQDAAWAVYFLAGGKPRQAVPTKLLRQYAMEYAGLDEWLFDECYHSVGDLAETIALVLPPPTHPSEIGLADWIELGIAPLRGAPPETVRTALFTYWDQLDTRERFLLTKLIGGGFRVGVSRLLVTRALSAIAGLDSKLIAQRLMGWTDGSVSPTAAGFKQLTAAHAPEELAQRGGQPYPFFLAHQLEREPSTLGDLANWQVEWKYDGMRAQLVRREGKNWLWSRGEDLITERFPELAALRLPDGVVLDGEILIWHGGTAPAPFADLQKRMGRKQVSARLLGELPAVMVAYDLLELDGRDLRDLPQAERRMLLEQLIGSLQGTPQLRLAPLIVADSWEHLAEIRAESRERGVEGMMLKAVDARYGVGRTKSVGTWWKWKIDPYSVDAVLIYAQAGHGRRASLYTDYTFAVWDQERNLVPFAKAYSGLTDVEIAQVDQAIRKTTIEKFGPVRSVTPSMVFEIGFEGIASSPRHKSGIAVRFPRILRRREDKSVDEADTLESLKSLLVAS, from the coding sequence ATGCGTGACTTCGCCCGCCTGTACGCCGAATTGGACGAGACCACGTCCACCACCCGCAAGTTGGCGGCGCTGCAAACCTATTTCACCACTGCCGCGCCGCAAGACGCCGCCTGGGCCGTTTACTTTCTCGCCGGTGGCAAACCGCGCCAGGCGGTGCCGACCAAGCTGCTGCGCCAGTACGCGATGGAATACGCCGGTCTCGACGAATGGCTGTTCGACGAGTGTTACCACTCGGTTGGCGATCTGGCCGAAACCATCGCCCTGGTGCTGCCGCCGCCGACCCACCCAAGCGAAATCGGCCTGGCCGACTGGATCGAACTCGGCATCGCGCCCTTGCGCGGCGCACCGCCGGAAACCGTGCGGACAGCATTGTTCACCTACTGGGACCAGCTCGACACCCGCGAACGCTTCCTGCTGACAAAGCTGATCGGCGGCGGTTTCCGCGTCGGCGTCTCGCGCTTGCTGGTGACGCGCGCGCTGAGCGCCATCGCCGGCCTCGACAGCAAACTGATCGCCCAGCGCCTGATGGGCTGGACCGACGGCAGCGTCAGCCCAACCGCCGCCGGGTTCAAGCAGTTGACGGCCGCCCACGCGCCGGAAGAACTGGCGCAGCGGGGCGGCCAGCCATACCCATTCTTCCTGGCGCACCAGCTGGAACGGGAGCCATCCACACTGGGCGACCTGGCCAACTGGCAAGTCGAATGGAAATACGATGGCATGCGCGCGCAACTGGTGCGGCGCGAAGGCAAGAACTGGCTATGGTCGCGCGGCGAAGACCTGATCACCGAACGCTTCCCCGAACTGGCGGCGCTGCGCCTGCCGGACGGCGTGGTGCTGGACGGCGAAATCCTGATCTGGCACGGCGGCACCGCACCGGCGCCGTTCGCCGACCTGCAAAAACGCATGGGCCGCAAACAAGTGTCGGCGCGCCTGCTGGGCGAATTGCCCGCCGTGATGGTGGCCTATGACCTGCTGGAACTGGACGGCCGCGATCTGCGCGACCTGCCGCAAGCCGAGCGGCGAATGCTGCTGGAACAACTGATCGGCAGTTTGCAAGGGACGCCGCAGCTGAGGCTGGCGCCGTTGATCGTGGCGGACAGCTGGGAGCACCTGGCCGAGATCCGCGCCGAATCGCGCGAGCGCGGCGTCGAGGGCATGATGCTGAAGGCGGTCGATGCGCGCTACGGCGTCGGCCGCACCAAGAGCGTCGGCACCTGGTGGAAGTGGAAGATCGATCCCTACAGTGTGGATGCGGTGCTGATCTACGCGCAGGCTGGGCACGGCCGCCGCGCTTCCCTGTACACCGACTACACCTTCGCCGTGTGGGATCAGGAACGCAACCTGGTGCCGTTCGCCAAAGCCTATTCCGGCCTGACGGATGTGGAGATTGCGCAGGTGGACCAGGCGATCCGCAAGACCACCATCGAGAAATTCGGACCGGTGCGCAGCGTGACGCCGAGCATGGTGTTTGAAATCGGCTTTGAAGGCATCGCCAGTTCGCCGCGCCACAAATCCGGCATCGCCGTGCGCTTTCCGCGCATCCTGCGGCGGCGCGAAGATAAATCCGTGGACGAGGCCGACACGCTGGAGTCACTCAAAAGCCTGCTTGTGGCGTCATGA
- a CDS encoding ligase-associated DNA damage response exonuclease, whose amino-acid sequence MSADMVIVRKEGLYCVPGQFYIDPWRPVERAVITHAHGDHARGGHQHYLTAAPGVNVMKSRLGPINITGLAYGEQVVHNGVTVSLHPAGHVLGSAQVRMDYRGEVWVASGDYKVEADRTCTPFEPVRCDTFITESTFGLPIYRWQPEQQIFEDVNQWWAANAAQGRASVLLGYSFGKAQRLLSGLDPSNGPIICHGAVQTLNQVYRDEGVWLPSTVMVADVPKSEISRSIVLAPPSAAGSPWIKRFGDYSDAFASGWMQLRGARRRRGVDRGFVLSDHADWPGLLEAIGATGAQRVIVTHGSIAVLVRWLQAQGLQASGFDTEYGDDEADDAATADSAAAPADGAAAPAAVAARAGDSAAAAGPGLPAFPAAEGAEHA is encoded by the coding sequence ATGTCCGCAGATATGGTGATCGTCCGCAAGGAAGGGCTGTATTGCGTGCCCGGCCAGTTTTACATCGACCCGTGGCGGCCGGTGGAGCGTGCCGTCATCACCCATGCGCACGGCGACCATGCGCGCGGCGGTCATCAGCATTATCTGACGGCAGCGCCGGGCGTAAATGTGATGAAGTCGCGGCTGGGGCCGATCAATATCACCGGGCTGGCGTATGGCGAGCAGGTGGTGCATAACGGCGTGACGGTGTCGCTGCATCCGGCCGGCCATGTGCTGGGATCGGCCCAGGTGCGCATGGACTATCGGGGCGAGGTGTGGGTGGCGTCGGGCGATTACAAGGTCGAGGCGGACCGCACCTGCACGCCGTTCGAGCCGGTGCGCTGCGATACCTTCATCACCGAATCGACCTTCGGCCTGCCGATTTACCGCTGGCAGCCGGAGCAGCAAATCTTTGAGGACGTCAACCAATGGTGGGCGGCCAATGCGGCGCAGGGCCGCGCCAGTGTGCTGCTGGGCTATAGCTTTGGCAAGGCGCAGCGGCTGTTGAGCGGGCTGGATCCTTCTAATGGGCCGATCATCTGCCATGGTGCGGTGCAGACCTTGAACCAGGTGTATCGCGATGAGGGCGTGTGGTTGCCGTCGACTGTGATGGTGGCTGATGTGCCCAAGAGCGAGATCAGCAGGTCGATTGTGTTGGCGCCGCCGTCGGCTGCCGGCTCACCCTGGATCAAGCGCTTTGGCGATTACAGCGATGCCTTTGCCAGCGGCTGGATGCAGCTGCGCGGCGCCCGTCGCCGGCGGGGTGTCGATCGTGGCTTTGTGCTGTCCGATCATGCCGACTGGCCGGGTTTGCTGGAGGCGATCGGCGCCACCGGCGCGCAGCGCGTGATCGTGACGCACGGCTCGATTGCGGTGCTGGTGCGCTGGCTACAGGCGCAAGGCTTGCAGGCCAGCGGCTTCGATACCGAATATGGCGACGATGAGGCCGACGATGCTGCGACTGCTGACAGCGCCGCAGCGCCTGCCGATGGCGCCGCGGCCCCGGCCGCCGTCGCCGCCCGCGCTGGCGACTCGGCTGCTGCGGCTGGCCCCGGCCTCCCTGCATTCCCGGCTGCCGAAGGAGCGGAGCATGCGTGA
- a CDS encoding GAF domain-containing protein, which translates to MTFTLSDNAYGTDSADAKNAMYNDLRPQLQGLLHGETDLIANTANFSSLVFNTMPGLNWAGFYFLKGDELVLGPFQGKPACIRIKKGRGVCGTTVVEGKAIVVPDVHAFPGHIACDVNSRSELVVPVRGPDGAIVGVFDLDSPLPNRFDQTDADGIEALIKLLEATLA; encoded by the coding sequence ATGACCTTCACCCTCAGCGACAACGCTTACGGCACCGACAGCGCCGACGCCAAAAATGCCATGTACAACGACCTGCGCCCACAGCTGCAAGGCCTGCTGCACGGCGAGACCGATTTGATCGCCAACACCGCCAATTTCAGCTCGCTGGTATTCAACACCATGCCGGGCCTGAACTGGGCCGGCTTCTACTTCCTCAAAGGCGATGAACTGGTGCTCGGCCCGTTCCAGGGCAAGCCGGCCTGCATCCGCATCAAGAAAGGCCGTGGCGTCTGCGGCACCACCGTGGTGGAAGGCAAAGCCATCGTCGTGCCGGACGTGCACGCCTTCCCGGGCCACATCGCCTGCGACGTCAATTCGCGTTCGGAGCTGGTGGTGCCGGTGCGCGGCCCGGACGGCGCCATCGTCGGCGTGTTCGACCTCGATAGCCCGCTGCCGAACCGCTTCGACCAAACCGACGCCGACGGCATCGAAGCGCTGATCAAGCTGCTGGAAGCCACGCTGGCTTAA
- a CDS encoding RNA polymerase sigma factor, producing MESAKIIAVLARMLRDVGQAEELAQDALVLALERWPDSGVPEQPAAWLTTVAKNRALDALRRRQLHHEKEPQLSYEIDQLLQDAAPDLEHAVAEALENDIGDDVLRLVFVACHPVLPTDGRVALTLRMLGGLSTEEIARAFLVPEKTVAQRIVRAKRTLAEAKVPFEPPRAHELHERLASVLQVIYLIYNEGYSASAGADWMRPALCEEALRLGRVLAGLQPDEAEVHGLVALMEIQSSRARARVGPAGEPILLLEQDRARWDQLLIRRGLAALARAERSGRGLGPYGLQAAIAACHARARQAQDTDWPRIAALYDALAQLSPSPIVELNRAVALSMAYGPQAGLEVVDGLLAAPALKYYHLLPSVRGDLLAKLGRHDEARLEFGRAASLTQNERERQLLLARAQAH from the coding sequence ATGGAGTCCGCCAAAATCATCGCCGTGTTGGCGCGCATGCTGCGCGACGTCGGCCAGGCCGAGGAACTGGCGCAGGACGCACTGGTGCTGGCGCTGGAGCGCTGGCCGGACAGCGGCGTGCCGGAACAGCCGGCCGCCTGGCTGACCACCGTCGCCAAGAACCGCGCGCTGGACGCGCTGCGCCGCCGCCAGCTGCATCACGAAAAAGAACCGCAACTGAGCTATGAAATCGACCAGCTGCTGCAAGACGCCGCGCCCGATCTGGAGCACGCGGTGGCCGAGGCGCTGGAAAACGACATTGGCGACGATGTGCTGCGGCTGGTGTTTGTGGCCTGTCATCCGGTTCTGCCGACCGATGGCCGCGTTGCGCTGACCTTGCGCATGCTGGGCGGTTTGAGCACCGAGGAAATCGCCCGCGCCTTCCTGGTGCCGGAAAAGACCGTGGCGCAGCGTATTGTGCGCGCCAAGCGCACGCTGGCCGAGGCCAAGGTGCCGTTCGAGCCGCCGCGCGCGCATGAGCTGCACGAGCGGCTGGCGTCGGTGCTGCAAGTGATCTACCTGATCTACAACGAAGGCTATTCCGCCAGCGCCGGCGCCGACTGGATGCGGCCCGCGCTGTGCGAGGAAGCGTTGCGGCTGGGGCGCGTGCTGGCCGGCTTGCAGCCGGACGAAGCGGAAGTGCACGGGCTGGTGGCGCTGATGGAAATCCAGTCCTCGCGCGCCCGCGCCCGCGTAGGGCCGGCCGGGGAGCCGATTCTGTTGCTGGAACAGGATCGCGCGCGCTGGGATCAGTTGCTGATCCGGCGCGGACTGGCGGCGCTGGCACGCGCCGAACGCAGCGGCCGTGGCCTCGGGCCGTACGGGCTGCAGGCCGCCATCGCCGCCTGTCACGCGCGCGCCCGGCAGGCGCAGGATACCGACTGGCCGCGAATCGCCGCGCTGTATGACGCTCTGGCGCAGTTGTCGCCGTCCCCAATCGTCGAGTTGAATCGCGCTGTGGCGCTGTCGATGGCGTACGGTCCGCAGGCGGGACTGGAGGTGGTAGATGGTTTGCTGGCAGCGCCGGCGTTGAAGTACTACCATTTGCTGCCCAGCGTGCGTGGCGACTTGCTGGCCAAGCTGGGACGTCACGACGAAGCGCGCCTGGAGTTCGGCCGCGCCGCGTCGCTGACACAGAACGAGCGCGAACGCCAGCTGCTGCTGGCGCGCGCCCAGGCGCATTAA
- a CDS encoding YciI family protein: MEFMVLRRANQSTERGIQPPALEPGIFLRPSVEAVRLQRRDGEWGELKGPFPPKELIAGFVLLEAASREDIVEQVRWWPLFDSGAVYEIRDAGCPGNCVGFDERGTAAGTIPKRNEALKRYVIFLRSDVYAEANAEPPPEVIDVMNAFNESGVQQGVLLAGEGLKGTDTAARVHYANSRTSVVDGPFTEVKELIAGYWMIQAASLEEAIAWAKTYPYPQPGEITLEIREACERIDRQEFTPEMVKAEERLRAELLEAGLRNAFSKAARGG, translated from the coding sequence ATGGAATTCATGGTACTGCGCCGCGCCAATCAAAGCACGGAACGAGGGATACAACCGCCAGCGCTGGAGCCGGGCATTTTCCTGCGCCCCAGCGTGGAGGCGGTGCGCTTGCAGCGCCGTGACGGCGAATGGGGCGAGCTGAAAGGCCCGTTTCCGCCGAAGGAGCTGATCGCCGGCTTCGTGCTGCTGGAGGCGGCGTCGCGCGAGGACATCGTCGAACAGGTGCGCTGGTGGCCCTTGTTCGACAGCGGCGCAGTGTATGAAATCCGCGACGCCGGCTGCCCCGGGAACTGCGTCGGCTTCGATGAGCGCGGCACGGCGGCCGGCACTATTCCAAAGCGCAATGAAGCGTTGAAGCGCTATGTGATTTTCCTGCGTTCGGACGTGTATGCGGAAGCCAACGCCGAACCGCCGCCGGAAGTCATCGATGTGATGAACGCGTTTAATGAAAGCGGCGTGCAGCAGGGCGTGCTGCTGGCCGGCGAAGGACTGAAGGGAACGGACACCGCCGCCCGCGTCCACTACGCCAACTCGCGCACTTCGGTGGTGGACGGCCCGTTCACCGAAGTGAAGGAGCTGATCGCCGGCTACTGGATGATCCAGGCCGCCTCGCTCGAGGAAGCGATTGCCTGGGCCAAGACTTATCCCTATCCGCAGCCGGGCGAGATCACGCTGGAAATCCGCGAGGCCTGCGAACGCATCGACCGCCAGGAGTTCACGCCGGAGATGGTCAAGGCGGAAGAACGCCTGCGCGCCGAATTGCTGGAAGCGGGGCTGCGCAACGCATTCAGTAAAGCGGCCCGTGGCGGCTGA